One window of Branchiostoma lanceolatum isolate klBraLanc5 chromosome 6, klBraLanc5.hap2, whole genome shotgun sequence genomic DNA carries:
- the LOC136436192 gene encoding phosphoribosylformylglycinamidine synthase-like, whose amino-acid sequence MVITRYYQTPALNPGSHQVTCNKLQAVLGSKQIQAVTTENCFNICVEDGKDLTAEEQKKLLWVVTTPFEGEKTSRESFLRRDGEKGLLIEIGPRLNFSTAFSTNAVSICHAVGLKQISRIEVFRRFLVQSADSSPITAEEERRMLGVLHDRMTECRYTEPVSSFDLDVKPAPWYEVDVMNGGKEALMKANTELGLAFDDWDLEYYTKMFRDQLRRNPTSVECFDLAQSNSEHSRHWFFKGKMVIDGKEHEDSLFKMVMKTQDHSNDNNVIKFSDNSSAIQGFQVPVIHPGRPAVSSRFQDRSALRHVIFTAETHNFPTGVAPFPGATTGTGGRIRDVQAAGRGAHVVAGTAGYSFGNLSIQGYDLPWEDKTFEYPSNMATPVDICIEASNGASDYGNKFGEPVLAGFARSFGMRLADGERKEWVKPIMFSGGIGQLEGSHITKDQPAVGMEVVKLGGPVYRIGVGGGAASSVIAGENKEELDFGAVQRGDAEMEQKLNRVIRACIEMAEDNPIRSIHDQGAGGNGNVLKEIVEPAGAVIRTREFQLGDPTISVMELWGAEYQESNAVLVKSADSNVLRDICTREKCPVSFVGEVTGDGKIVLEESEADCPGDEKPAKRQRDGRRPVDLDLECVLGSMPRKTFNFDTMAPNLTPLSLPDGLSVREALERVLRLPSVASKRYLTNKVDRSVTGLVAQQQCVGPLHTPLADVAVTALSHFGTVGSATAIGEQPIKGLLDPAAGARMSVGEALTNLVFARVTDLKDVKCSGNWMWPAKLPGEGAALFHACQAMCDIMQQLGVAVDGGKDSLSMAAKVGQETVKSPGTLVVSVYAACPDITATVTPDLKCPGGKGALLYVDLSGGKHRLGGTALAQCYSQLGDQSPDMDEPQRLVQGFNVTQKLIEEGVLTAGHDVSDGGLVTCLLEMAFAGNYGLEVNITADNKASPVDVLFAEELGLVLETTVEQADGAVARFTQAGVSCQRIGHSQGEGTDAEVKISVNGTEVLADKMVALRDVWEETSFQLERLQTNPQCVAEEEAGLRARKAPPYKLTFDPSDTPLPQVSVNGSAESQESRPKVAVIREEGSNGDREMVAAFHMAGFEVWDVNMHDLCTGKVTLDRFRGVVFVGGFSYADVMGSAKGWAATLLFNPTVRAQFSAFRARSDTFSLGICNGCQLMGLLGWVSPDQGQVITDGSGDQSSPQQGVFLAYNVSERFESRFVTVAIEESPALMLKGMEGSTLGIWVAHGEGRMLFKTDALRSEVEQNHLTPLRYVDDDGKPTTAYPLNPNGTPGGLAALCSPDGRHLAMMPHPERCTLTWQWPWMPQDWNQSVKTSPWLRMFQNAYVWCVENQ is encoded by the exons ATGGTGATCACACGGTACTACCAGACCCCAGCCCTGAACCCAGGGTCGCACCAGGTCACATGTAACAAGTTACAGGCAGTcctgggctccaagcagatacaggcaGTGACCACTGAGAACTGTTTTAATATCTGTGTGGAGGATGGGAAAGACCTTACGGCTGAGGAGCAGAAGAAACTGTTATGGGTCGTCACGACTCCGTTTGAGGGGGAGAAAACAAGCCGGGAGTCCTTCCTCCGCAGGGATGGAGAGAAGGGACTGCTGATTGAGATTGGACCAAG ATTGAATTTCTCCACTGCCTTTTCCACCAACGCCGTCTCCATCTGCCACGCAGTCGGGCTGAAACAGATCTCGCGCATTGAGGTCTTCCGTCGCTTCCTCGTCCAGTCAGCTGACTCCTCACCAATCACAGCGGAGGAGGAAAGGAGGATGCTGGGAGTCCTCCATGACAG GATGACGGAGTGTCGTTACACAGAGCCCGTCTCGAGTTTCGATCTGGACGTGAAGCCGGCCCCGTGGTACGAGGTGGATGTAATGAATGGAGGAAAAGAGGCACTGATGAAGGCAAACACTGAGCTGG GTCTTGCCTTCGATGACTGGGATCTTGAATATTACACTAAGATGTTCCGAGACCAGCTGAGGAGGAATCCTACAAGTGTGGAGTGTTTTGACCTGGCACAGTCCAACAG TGAGCACAGCCGGCACTGGTTCTTCAAAGGCAAGATGGTTATAGATGGGAAGGAACACGAGGACTCTCTCTTCAAGATGGTGATGAAGACTCAAGACCACAGCAACGACAACAACGTCATTAAGTTCAGCGACAACAGCAG TGCTATCCAGGGTTTCCAGGTGCCTGTGATCCACCCAGGCCGGCCGGCTGTCTCTAGTCGTTTCCAGGACAGGTCGGCGCTCCGACATGTCATCTTCACTGCAGAGACACACAACTTTCCTACGG GTGTGGCTCCATTCCCCGGTGCGACCACAGGTACAGGTGGGCGGATCCGTGACGTCCAGGCAGCAGGGCGCGGCGCCCACGTGGTGGCGGGGACAGCCGGGTACAGCTTCGGCAACCTCTCTATACAAG GTTATGACCTGCCGTGGGAGGACAAGACCTTTGAGTATCCTAGCAACATGGCCACGCCCGTTGACATCTGCATAGAGGCCAGTAACGGCGCCTCAGACTATGGCAACAAGTTTGGGGAACCTGTGCTGGCCGGGTTCGCAAGGTCATTTG GGATGAGACTGGCCGATGGAGAACGTAAGGAATGGGTGAAACCAATCATGTTCAGCGGGGGGATAGGTCAGCTGGAGGGGAGTCACATCACCAAAGACCAGCCTGCTGTAG GTATGGAGGTGGTAAAACTGGGCGGTCCCGTGTACCGGATCGGAGTGGGCGGTGGTGCCGCCTCGTCTGTCATCGCAGGAGAGAACAAGGAAGAGCTGGACTTCGGTGCCGTGCAGCGCGGCGATGCGGAGATGGAACAGAAGCTGAACCGTGTGATCCGGGCGTGCATCGAGATGGCCGAGGACAACCCCATCAGGAGCATACACGACCAGGGGGCTGGGGGGAATG GGAACGTTCTAAAGGAGATTGTAGAGCCTGCGGGTGCAGTGATCCGTACGCGGGAGTTCCAGCTGGGCGACCCGACCATCAGTGTGATGGAGCTGTGGGGAGCAGAGTATCAGGAGAGCAACGCTGTCCTCGTCAAGTCTGCCGACTCCAACGTGCTGAGGGACATCTGCACCCGGGAGAAATGTCCGGTGTCATTCGTTGGGGAGGTGACAGGAGATgggaag ATCGTACTTGAGGAGTCAGAGGCAGACTGCCCCGGGGACGAGAAGCCTGCCAAGCGCCAGCGTGATGGCAGGAGACCGGTGGACTTGGACCTGGAGTGTGTGCTCGGGTCCATGCCCAGGAAG ACATTCAACTTTGACACCATGGCCCCAAACCTGACCCCCCTGTCCCTGCCTGATGGGCTGAGTGTGAGGGAAGCGTTGGAGCGTGTGCTCCGCCTGCCGTCTGTGGCCAGCAAGAGATACCTCACAAATAAG GTTGACAGGTCTGTGACAGGCCTGGTTGCCCAGCAACAGTGCGTCGGGCCCCTCCACACGCCGCTGGCCGACGTCGCAGTCACCGCGCTCTCCCACTTCGGCACCGTCGGCTCGGCAACGGCGATAGGGGAACAGCCAATCAAAGGGCTGCTGGACCCGGCTGCTGGGGCCAGGATGTCGGTCGGTGAGGCGCTCACAAACCTGGTGTTCGCTAGGGTCACTGACCTCAAG GATGTGAAGTGCAGTGGGAACTGGATGTGGCCGGCTAAGTTGCCGGGTGAGGGCGCGGCCCTGTTCCATGCCTGCCAGGCCATGTGTGACATCATGCAGCAGCTGGGTGTGGCAGTGGACGGAGGGAAGGACTCCCTCAGCATGGCCGCTAAGGTGGGCCAGGAAACTGTCAAATCACCAG GTACCCTGGTCGTCTCTGTGTATGCTGCCTGTCCTGACATTACTGCTACTGTCACCCCTGACCTCAAGTGCCCTGGGGGCAAAG GTGCGCTGCTGTATGTAGATCTTAGTGGAGGGAAACACCGCCTGGGCGGCACAGCCCTGGCGCAGTGCTACAGCCAGCTGGGAGACCAGTCACCGGACATGGACGAACCACAACGTCTGGTGCAGGGCTTCAACGTCACGCAGAAACTCATAGAAG AGGGCGTCCTGACTGCTGGCCATGATGTGAGTGATGGAGGCCTGGTCACATGTCTGCTGGAGATGGCCTTCGCTGGGAACTATGGGCTGGAGGTGAACATCACTGcagacaacaaag CCAGCCCAGTGGACGTGCTGTTTGCTGAGGAGCTGGGGTTGGTGCTGGAGACGACCGTGGAGCAGGCTGACGGGGCGGTGGCCAGGTTCACACAGGCGGGCGTGTCCTGTCAGCGCATCGGACACTCCCAGGGAGAGGGAACGGATGCAGAG GTGAAGATCTCTGTAAATGGCACAGAAGTGCTGGCGGACAAAATGGTAGCCCTCCGCGACGTCTGGGAGGAGACTAGCTTCCAGCTGGAGAGGCTGCAGACTAACCCCCAGTGTGTGGCTGAGGAGGAGGCCGGGCTCCGGGCTAGGAAGGCCCCACCCTACaagctgacctttgacccctcaGACACGCCCCTGCCGCAGGTTTCTGTCAACGGGTCAGCCGAATCTCAAG AGAGCCGCCCGAAGGTTGCTGTGATCAGAGAAGAGGGGAGTAACGGAGACAGGGAGATGGTGGCAGCCTTCCACATGGCCGGCTTCGAGGTGTGGGATGTCAACATGCACGACCTCTGCACCGGCAAGGTCACCTTGGACAGGTTCCGTGGCGTCGTGTTCGTTGGAGGGTTCAGCTACGCTGACGTCATGGGGTCTGCTAAAG GTTGGGCCGCCACCCTGCTGTTCAACCCGACAGTCCGTGCTCAGTTCAGCGCTTTCCGGGCTCGCAGCGACACCTTCAGTCTGGGGATCTGCAATGGCTGCCAGCTGATGGGACTGCTGGGGTGGGTGTCCCCcgaccagggacaggtcatcaCAGATGGATCAG GAGACCAGTCCAGTCCTCAGCAGGGCGTGTTCCTGGCCTACAACGTGTCGGAGCGTTTTGAGTCCCGCTTTGTCACCGTGGCGATCGAGGAGAGCCCCGCCCTGATGCTGAAGGGGATGGAGGGGTCGACCCTTGGGATCTGGGTTGCACACGGGGAAG GTCGGATGCTGTTCAAGACCGATGCCCTCAGGTCAGAGGTCGAGCAGAACCACCTCACCCCTCTGCGCTACGTCGATGATGACGGAAAGCCCACCACGGCGTACCCCCTCAACCCCAACGGAACTCCCGGCGGCCTGGCCGCACTGTGTTCGCCagatggccgccatcttgccaTGATGCCCCACCCCGAGCGATGCACGCTCACCTGGCAGTGGCCCTGGATGCCGCAAGACTGGAACCAGTCAGTCAAGACATCACCATGGTTACGGATGTTCCAAAATGCCTACGTGTGGTGCGTGGAGAACCAATAG
- the LOC136436193 gene encoding cilia- and flagella-associated protein 97-like: protein MEEDDLSGDVDFDFFEVNSTSHRSISPVPGDVSTQQKTADREDSRGRNVSGDQNSVRSGSSVKITAKIPTGSPRSSGSYSSDEFESEGEGGSESDTGGAGKRKSRTPTPNHGKQPSNKTMGSAASKHSITKREVSPESDSPVESPRSRSSSRSSSRGRKASRSRSRSRSNSRSSDSVTDVSPLSSPNLSPELRRRSQKGVATAESQSQVRHRQTTSSGSRDNHRHRRNPGVTGKRQVKTIGVDRQGQERPMHKDVRFKEGDDNVVEDKEDALLLTDDSDTMELNRLLAAVLDMEKRPRSAGTPTTGQHKNMTFSNDEVRRIEMENHRLLNEIIKKKQKRPMSASSTSSRMSRASTSSVSSTRSRGGRRDTNSSARIYHTALNRMRDQQRIERENLAMLRRLEGARATPGMSRQELLGNFDQQRRYFGNISKSKTQTPVRARRPLSAGASRLRTAAATSSAADVGSPLHTTKPRPKSSGRVRPAWESGW, encoded by the coding sequence ATGGAAGAAGACGATCTCAGTGGCGATGTGGACTTCGATTTCTTTGAAGTGAACAGCACGTCGCACCGTTCCATTTCCCCTGTGCCAGGAGATGTTTCTACGCAGCAGAAAACTGCAGATCGGGAGGATAGCAGAGGTAGGAATGTGTCGGGGGACCAGAACAGTGTGAGGAGCGGTAGCAGCGTCAAGATCACCGCGAAAATTCCGACGGGCTCCCCGCGATCGTCGGGGAGCTACAGCTCGGATGAGTTCGAGTCGGAGGGGGAGGGCGGCAGCGAGAGCGACACCGGCGGTGCGGGGAAACGAAAAAGCAGAACGCCGACGCCTAACCACGGTAAACAGCCGAGCAACAAAACTATGGGCAGCGCCGCCAGCAAGCACAGTATCACCAAAAGGGAGGTTTCCCCCGAATCGGACTCGCCCGTAGAATCGCCGAGAAGTCGATCGAGTTCTCGCAGTAGCTCCAGGGGGAGGAAGGCGTCCAGGTCGCGATCTAGGTCGCGCTCCAACTCGCGAAGCTCGGACAGTGTGACCGACGTGTCGCCGCTGTCCTCCCCCAACCTCAGCCCGGAGCTACGCAGAAGATCCCAGAAGGGCGTAGCAACCGCcgaaagtcaaagtcaagtgCGTCACCGCCAGACAACCTCATCGGGCTCTCGTGACAACCACCGGCACAGGAGAAATCCAGGTGTTACCGGTAAAAGGCAGGTGAAAACAATAGGTGTAGACCGACAGGGCCAGGAGAGGCCCATGCACAAAGATGTACGCTTTAAAGAAGGAGATGACAATGTGGTTGAAGATAAAGAAGATGCGTTACTTCTTACCGATGACTCAGACACCATGGAACTTAACAGATTACTCGCAGCAGTACTGGATATGGAGAAAAGGCCTAGATCGGCTGGTACCCCTACGACAGGCCAGCATAAGAATATGACATTCAGTAACGATGAAGTCAGGAGAATTGAGATGGAGAACCACCGACTCCTGAACGAGATTATCAAGAAGAAGCAGAAACGACCCATGAGTGCGAGCAGCACCTCAAGCCGCATGAGCCGAGCATCTACATCCAGCGTTTCCTCCACGCGGTCACGCGGAGGCAGGAGGGACACGAACAGCTCGGCGAGGATCTACCACACGGCGCTGAACCGCATGCGCGACCAACAGAGGATCGAGAGGGAAAACCTGGCCATGTTGAGGAGGCTCGAGGGCGCCAGGGCCACCCCGGGCATGTCGCGCCAGGAACTTCTGGGCAACTTCGACCAACAGAGGAGATACTTTGGGAACATCTCCAAGAGTAAGACACAGACCCCGGTGAGAGCTAGGCGGCCGCTGTCCGCTGGAGCGAGTAGACTGAGGACTGCAGCAGCAACAAGCTCTGCTGCGGACGTGGGTTCGCCCCTACACACAACCAAACCCAGGCCAAAATCCTCGGGTAGAGTTCGCCCAGCCTGGGAGTCAGGCTGGTAG
- the LOC136436194 gene encoding tripartite motif-containing protein 2-like: MRKRSKLFAVTPFDATVAKVNIQYLVNMASNAISDITDEFLVCQVCLEDFKQPKMLPCLHTFCQPCLERLLATEPVGKLDCPTCRQDVPLPRNGVQGLKSNFLVGKLRDILQQQPKGETSEAREDGVPCTACEVGNSAQFYCVECTDYLCQTCNDTHRRFKATKSHKVVTIQDLQSGQAAAELRARETSKCEDHHELNKFYCDTCHRVICLHCVVTTHKDHQYVEIEKAAEREGAKFKSKLVTVKNATELHEKWIQQLQSMKNEWSSQVQRTEEQIREQVNTIIETAKKVGDDRIGQLRAMNAAREKQLEAAMEAAEMDLASARSCVQFTDNVLEYGSPAEVMSVAEELTGRLDQTMEHKNTEKSELTKDFVTLTFDLPAGVLEQEVAKLVGGINQVRTPLRPPQIMQVRPNVVIGGGGASLKRVKAVGEEGSQDGQFYYLTSLAVTVEGDIVVTDCYNERLQFLDKDGAFQKKVDLGFGPLCVAALTNGELLVTGDGHRIHVLDKQGRESRVIQVTGAAEPEETTKGVAVDGLGRIIVTIGNQVFVLSPSDDVMLKFGDGGQGQQLGSFLRVAVNSSNQIIISDEVKHDLKIFDPAGRHLITCGSYGSEPGQLYNPDCVITDSEDNIIVADGNNHRVSVFSRDGTFIRHVLTREEHDLYYPRVLALTHDGHLVVFDYDNSIIFFHGK; encoded by the coding sequence ATGAGAAAGCGCTCAAAGCTTTTCGCTGTGACCCCTTTTGACGCTACAGTGGCCAAAGTCAATATTCAGTACTTGGTAAACATGGCGTCCAACGCGATCAGCGACATTACCGACGAATTCCTCGTCTGCCAGGTCTGTTTGGAGGACTTCAAGCAGCCTAAGATGCTGCcgtgtcttcacaccttctgcCAGCCGTGTTTGGAGAGGCTCCTGGCCACAGAGCCCGTAGGGAAACTGGACTGTCCAACGTGCCGACAGGACGTGCCCCTCCCCAGAAATGGCGTCCAGGGACTGAAGTCCAACTTCCTCGTCGGCAAACTGCGCGACATTCTGCAACAACAGCCTAAAGGGGAAACTTCCGAGGCGAGGGAGGATGGAGTCCCCTGTACGGCCTGTGAGGTCGGCAACTCGGCTCAGTTTTACTGTGTGGAGTGTACCGACTACCTGTGTCAGACGTGTAACGACACCCACCGTCGGTTCAAGGCGACCAAGTCCCACAAAGTTGTAACAATTCAAGACCTGCAATCTGGCCAAGCTGCCGCCGAGCTCCGGGCAAGGGAGACCTCCAAGTGTGAGGATCACCATGAACTGAACAAGTTCTACTGTGACACCTGTCACCGGGTCATCTGTCTGCACTGTGTGGTCACAACGCACAAAGATCACCAGTATGTGGAGATAGAGAAGGCAGCCGAGAGGGAGGGGGCAAAGTTCAAGTCAAAACTGGTGACAGTAAAGAACGCAACAGAATTGCATGAGAAGTGGATACAACAGTTGCAGTCAATGAAGAACGAGTGGTCTTCACAGGTACAGCGAACAGAAGAACAGATCAGAGAACAAGTCAACACGATCATCGAGACCGCGAAGAAGGTGGGAGACGACAGAATCGGTCAGCTTCGCGCCATGAATGCTGCTCGGGAGAAACAGCTGGAAGCCGCCATGGAGGCAGCTGAGATGGACCTGGCCTCAGCCAGGAGCTGTGTCCAGTTCACGGACAACGTGTTGGAGTACGGGAGTCCGGCCGAGGTCATGTCGGTGGCCGAAGAACTGACCGGACGGCTGGATCAAACCATGGAACACAAAAATACCGAGAAATCCGAACTGACCAAGGACTttgtgaccttgacctttgacctaccaGCGGGTGTACTGGAGCAGGAAGTAGCTAAACTTGTAGGTGGGATAAACCAGGTGAGAACACCTTTGCGCCCACCTCAAATCATGCAGGTACGACCGAACGTGGTGATCGGTGGTGGCGGCGCGAGTCTAAAACGAGTGAAAGCTGTTGGGGAGGAAGGCAGTCAAGATGGACAGTTTTACTATCTGACCTCTCTCGCTGTCACCGTGGAGGGAGACATTGTAGTGACTGATTGTTACAACGAACGCCTGCAATTTCTGGACAAAGATGGCGCCTTCCAGAAGAAGGTCGATCTGGGGTTCGGGCCATTGTGTGTGGCGGCACTGACAAACGGTGAGCTGTTGGTGACAGGAGACGGACACAGGATTCACGTACTGGACAAACAGGGGAGGGAGTCACGTGTCATCCAGGTGACAGGGGCTGCAGAGCCAGAGGAAACTACAAAAGGCGTTGCTGTTGACGGTTTGGGACGCATCATCGTCACTATCGGGAACCAGGTTTTCGTACTCAGTCCCAGCGATGACGTCATGCTGAAGTTCGGGGAcggaggtcaaggtcagcagcTGGGTTCCTTCCTCCGCGTTGCCGTCAACAGCAGCAACCAAATTATCATCAGTGACGAAGTCAAGCACGACTTGAAGATATTTGACCCCGCCGGTCGTCATCTCATCACGTGTGGGTCATACGGCTCGGAACCTGGTCAGCTGTACAACCCCGATTGTGTCATCACGGACAGCGAGGACAACATCATCGTGGCTGACGGGAACAACCATCGTGTTTCCGTGTTCAGTCGAGACGGCACGTTTATCAGGCACGTGCTGACACGGGAAGAACACGATCTGTACTATCCACGGGTACTGGCGCTGACTCACGACGGACATTTGGTCGTTTTCGATTATGATAATTCTATCATATTTTTCCAcggaaaatga